The bacterium genomic interval GGCGCGGCGTGGTGTCTCGTGCCCGCGATCCTGCGGGCGTGGCTCTCGGTGAACGAGACGATCACGACGCTCCTCATGAACTACGTGGCGTTGCTGCTCGTCGATTTCCTAATCTACGGGCCGTGGCAGGATCCGCAGGGCCGCGGCTTTCCCCTCTCGCCGGTGCTGCCGGCGTCGGCGAAGCTGCCCGTGCTCGTCCCGGGCACGCGGATTCACCTCGGGTTCGCGCTCGCGCTCCTCGCCGTTGCCGCCACGGCGTTCGTGCTCACGCGGACCCGTTGGGGGCTCGAGATCCGGATCATCGGCGACAACCCCGACGCGGCGCGGTACGCCGGGATCAATCTGACCCGCAACATCCTGCTCGTCATGGCCGCCGCCGGCGCCCTGGCCGGGCTCGCCGGGGCCGGCGAGGTCTCCGCCGTGTCGGGGCGCCTGCAGCAAGGGCTGTCCCCAGGGTACGGCTACACGGGGATCATTGTCGCCTGGCTGGCACGGCTCCACCCGGTGGCGACGGTCCTCGTCGCGTTCCTGCTCGGCGGGTTGTTCCTCGGCGGGGACGGGCTGCAGATCTCGCTCAACCTGCCAATCGCGGTCGTGTACATGCTGCAGGGGTTGATCTTCTTCTTCGTGCTGGGCGGCGAGCAACTGGCGGGGTCCCGCGTGCGGATCGGCCCGCGGGCGCCTGCGGAGGGCGGCCGGTGAGCCTGCTGCCGGCCGCGGTATTCGCGGCCGCCGTGCGCGCCGGCACGCCGGTGCTGTTCGCTACGCTGGGAGAGATCTTCGCCGAGCGGTCCGGCGTGCTCAACCTCGGCGTCGAGGGGATGATGCTCGTCGGGGCGCTCGCGGGGTTCGTGACCACGGCGGAGACGGGCAACCCCTGGCTGGGGTTGCTTGCGGCGGGAGCGGCCGGCGGGGTCCTCAGCGTGGTGCACGCGGTGCTCAGCGTGACCCTGCGGGCCAACCAGGTCGCGAGCGGCCTCGCACTGACGATCTTCGGAACCGGGCTGTCCGCGTCCCTTGGGAAGTCGTTCGTCGGTGTGCCGGCCGCGGGGTTTGTTCTGGCGCCCGTCCCCGGGCTCGAGCGACTGCCGTTCGTGGGGCCGGTGCTGTTCCGCCAGGACCCGCTCGTGTACCTCAGCTACGCGCTGGTCCCGCTGGCATGGTACGCCCTGTACCGGACCCGGTGGGGGCTCAACGTCCGCGCGGTCGGGGAGAACCCCGAGGCGGCCGACGCGATGGGGATCGACATCGCGCGCGTCCGCTACGCTTGCGTCGTGATCGGCGGCGTGCTCGCCGGGTTCGGGGGGGCGTTTCTGTCGACAGCGTACACGAGCATGTGGATCGAGAACATGACGGCCGGCCGCGGCTGGATCGCGGTGGCGCTCGTGATCTTCGCCACGTGGGATCCGCTCCGTGCCGTCGTGGGCGCGTACCTGTTCGGCGGCGTGAACGCGCTGCAACTCCACCTGCAGGCGAGCGGGACCGGGCTTCCCGTGTACCTGATGTTGATGGCGCCCTACGTCTTCACGATCGTGGTCCTCGTGTTCGCCACGCGCGAAACGGCGCGGCGGCGGCTCGGCGCCCCCGCCGCCCTCAGCGTCTCGTACAGCCGGACGGGATGAGCACGCCTGTGGCCGGCGACGCGCCTTCGCGCTCGCGCACACCCCGGACCTAGAGCACGTGCAACACTTCGGCGGCGGCGGCCGACGCGACGACGACCAGCCACGGCGCGGCCTTTAAGACATCAAGCAGTAGGAAGGCGAGGAGCACCAGCGTCACGTCCGCCGGGGCGTGTACTGCCGTCACCCACACCGGCTGGTAGAGCGCCGCGAGCAGCACTCCCACCACCGCGGCGTTGACCCCCTGCACCGCGGCCACGACCGACCGGTTGCGCATCAGACTGTTCCAGAACGGCAGAATGGCGGCGATGAGCAAGAACGACGGGAGATAGATCGCGAACAGCGTGAGTGCGGCCCCGCCGACGCCGCCGACCGGGCCGTGCATCGCGGCGCCCAGGTAGGCCGCGAACGTGAACAGCGGGCCGGGGACCGCCTGCGCCGCGCCGTACCCCGCGAGAAACGTCCCCGGGCTGACCCAGCCTGGGGGCACGACGCGCGCTTGGAGGAGCGGCAGCACCACGTGCCCTCCGCCGAACACGAGCGCGCCGGACTCGTAGAAGGCCCCGAACACGCTGAGCCAACCAGGCGCGACGAAGCGCTGTGCGATCGGGAACCCAACGAGCAAGGCGACGAAGGCCGCTCCGGACGCGACCGCCGCGACGCGGTTCCCCGAGACGGGCAGTTGTTGTGTCGCCTTGTCCGCCGGCGTCAGGAACACCCGGCCGTACAGCGCGCCGAGCACGATGACCGCGAGCTGCACGAGGCCGTTCGCCGGCAAGAGGAGAATCAGCGCCGCGGCGGCACATGCGACGACCTTGCGCGGTACGTCCGGACACAGCGACCGATACATGTTGGACACTGCGAGGGCCACGATCGCGACCGCGGCGATCAGGAGACCGTGAATCCACGGCGCCTCCGTGACGCCGGGGATGCGTGCGATGCCGATCGCGAACGCCACGAGCGCCACGGCCGACGGCAGCGTGAACGCGATCCACGCCAGGGCCGCCCCCAAGACCCCCGCCCGCGTGAGGCCGATGATGATAGCGACTTGGCTGCTCGCCGGCCCTGGAAGAAACTGGCAGAGCGCGACGATCTGCGCAAACGTGCTCTCGTCGAGCCACCGGCGGCGACGGACGAACTCTTCGTTGTAGTAGCCGAGGTGCGCGATCGGTCCGCCGAACGACGTGACGCCCAGCCGGAGGAAGGAGACGAACACCTCTCGTGCGGGAGAGGCCCGATGCTCGCTGCCACCCGCCACGTGGTCGCTCATCTCGCGACGTGCGTCAACGACCCCGACGCGGTCCGCTGCGGAAGGGCGCGCAGGACCGGTCTCCGGATGGCCTGCGGGCGGCGGCCGGCATGCGCGGCTCCCCGGTTCACGCGGGCAGTCCGCGGTCAACCGGATACCCCGCCGCCACCCACGCCGGGAGGCCGCCGTCCAGCGCCTGCGCCCGCTGGCCGCACGCGCGGAGCAGCGCCGCGGCCCGCTCGCTGCGAGACGTGCCGCGGTGCTGCATGTTGCAGTAGGTGACGCGCAGCCGCCCACGTGGAAGCTCGCGGAGATGGGCGGCGAGTTCATCGACCGGGATGTGCCGCGCGTCGGGAATGTGGCCCAACGCGTACTCGTCGCGCGCGCGCACATCGATGACGATCGGTGCCCGTTCCCCGGTGTTGGCCGCCAACCGCTTGCGCAGGACCGCGGGCCGGATCAACTCTCCCGCGCGTTGCCTCGCCGCCACGAGCCTCCGCGGCTCCGGACGGCGCGCGGGGTCGCGAGTCTCGAGCAGCTCTCCGACCAACTCCCGGATCCTCGGACGAGTGTCGGCCAGGGCGCGCGCGCCGCCGGCGGTCAGGCGATAGTACTTTCGCGCCCGCCCTTCCACGATGCGGGTCTCGCGGGCCAAGAAGCCGCCCCGCTCCAGTTCGTGCAGCAGCGGGTAGAGCGTCCCGGGGCCGACGGCGTGCCCCCGCTGCCGGAGTTCATCGAGCAGGGCCACGCCATAAATCGGCCCCTGTGCCGCACGATGCAGCACGTGAACCCTCACGAAACCCAGAAGAAAGTCCCGGAAGATCACCCCACCGCAACTCCGTTCCCGTCGACCGGTCGATATCGGACGCCAGCACGGCAGCGCGCGTGGGTCATGCCGGGACCCGGCGGGCCGGCTGGAAAAGTTCGACCACGTTGCCGGACGGATCGTTCAGCAGGATCTGCGAGCCGCCGGGGCCGGTCACGATCTCGTTGCGGAACTCCACCCCGGCGGCTCGGAGCCTGGCGACTTCGCCGGCGATGTCGTCGACCACGAATTGCACGCGATTCCACCCACCCGCCTCGGGACGGCGCCCGTCTGGCATTGACCGCCCCGCCGAACTGGTCGGCCCGCTGAGCAGCAGCCTCAGGTCGCCCCGCGAAACATCCGCAAACGCCGGCGCCGCGCTGGACAGCAGGGTGAATCCGAGGTGCGTGGTGTAAAATGCGACGGCGGCGTTAACGTCGTGGACCATGTAGCGGACGTTGACCGTGGTCATAGCATCCTCCTCCTTAGGCTCGGGAGAATTATATCAGGATACGATATCGTAGTTCGATATTATTCCCTGGCCCGGTCCGTGTCAAGCGCCCCGGCTCGACCTCACGTCGGCTCCGGAGGGGTTGCCGAGCGGCGAGGCGCGACCGATCCCCTGGTTCCACAGGAAGGCTACGCGCTGTGGTTTCGAGGCGGTGTCGCGGAGCCGACTTCGCTCCCCCACCCTTCCGGCCCGACGGGCTCGCCGTCCAAGTTGACCGTCACACCTCTGACAATCGTTCGCTCCACGGCCCCGCGCAGCCGTCGCCCAAGAAACGGGCTGTGGGGATGCCTCGACAACAGCGCCTCGCGGGTGACGGTCCACTCGCGATCCGGATCCACGACCACGAGATCCGCGTCGGCTCCGGGCGTAATCGCGCCCTTGTGCGGCGCCAACCCGAGGATTCGCGCCGGGGCCTCCGCAGTCAGCTGCGCCAGCGCGCCGAAGGACAGGCCGCGCCGGTGCACGCCTTCGTCGATGAGCACGGGCAGCATCGTCTGCACCCCGGTGATGCCGCCCCATGCACGCCACGCGTCGTTGACGTCCTTCATGGCCGAGGGGCACGGCGAGTGGTCCGACGCGATGACGTCCACCTCTCCCCGCAGCAGACGCGACCACAGCGCGTCGACGAGCGCACGCGGTCGGAGGGGCGGCGCGCACTTGGCCACGGGCCCCAGGCGAAGGTCGTCCTCGTCAAGCGCGAGATAGTGCGGGCACGTCTCCGCGTACGCGGGCCGGCCGGCGCGGCGCGCGCCGGCGACGAGGTCTACCGCCTCTGGGGTCGAGAGGTGCACCGCATATACCGTGCACGCCGCCGCATCTCCCAACCGCAGCGCCCGCGCCACCGCCTCGGTCTCCGCCAGGGGCGGTCGCGACGCGGCGTACGCGGCCAGGTCGCGGCGGTCGGCGCCTCGGAGCGCCGCGGCCAAGTACGCCGTCAGCTCCTCGCTCTCGCAGTGCACCGCCACGGGCACACCGCGGCGCCCGGCCGCGCGCATCCCCGACAACAGCACGCCGTCCGTGGCCCGGGCGAACTCGGTGCCGCTGTCGCACATGAACGCTTTGAGCCCGACCACGCCTCCATCGAGGAGTGCGTCCAGCTCGGCAGTGTTGTCCGTCACCACGCCGCCCCAGAGCGCGTAGTCCACGGCGCACCGTCCCGCAAACACCGTGCGCTTCGCGGAAAGCGCGTCCGCCGTGATGGTCGGCGGGACCGCGTTGAGCGGCATTTCCACGACGGTCGTCACGCCGCCGGCCGCAGCCGCGCGCGACCCTGCGGCGACCCCTTCCCAGTCGACCCGCCCAGGGTCGTTGAAGTGGACGTGCGCATCGACCAGGCCTGGGAGCACGATGCGCCCGCGCGCATCGATGGTCTCGGCCGCCGCCACACTGGTCGCGAGGTCGGCGATCGCCGCGATCCGACCGTCGCGAATGAGGACCGTGGCCGGGGCCTCCCCCCACGGCAGCACCACGATGCCGCCGGCGACGGCGAGGTCCGCGCGCATCGGCGCTACGTCCCCCCCGCGCGCTCGGCGGCGCCCGGGCCGGCCCCGCGGGGAACACGCACGCCGGCGTTCGTGAGCACGTCCTCGAACGCGCCGAGAAACTCGACCACGTTTCGCACTTCGGCGTTGTACGCCATGAACCCGATGCGCCACGCGCGGCCTCGCAGCGGACCGAACGCGGCCATGATCTCGATGTGGTGGCGCCGCAACAGCGCGTCGCGGACGCCGGGCTCGGACACCCCGTCCGGCACCTCGACGATGGCCAGCATGGGGAGCCGGTGGGCGGGATCGCCGAACAGCCGCAGCCCCATCGCCTCGATGCCCGCATGCAGGGCCGCCCCGGTCCGGCGGTGCCGCTCCCAGCGTGCCTCCAGTCCTTCCTCGTAGATCAAGCGCAGCGCCTCGCGCAGCCCGTACGTCATGCTCGTCGGGAGCGTGTGGTGGTTGAGCCGGTCGGGTCCCCAGTACGCCTGGATCTGTCCCAGATCGAGGTAGCTGCTCTGCACCGGACGCCGCCGGGCCGCGATCATCTCCTCGACCGCCGCGGTGTAGGTCAGCGGCGCCATGCCGGACGGGCACCCGATGCACTTCTGCGTCCCCGCCACGCACACGTCGAGGCCCCAGCCGTCCGCCTCGACCGGCACCCCGCCGAGCGTGAGGACCGCGTCCACGAGCACGACCGCGCCGCGGTCGTGCGCCAGCCGGACGAGATCCGGGAGCGGCTGCAGCACCCCGGTCGAGGTGTCGCCGTGGACGAGGGCGAGCACCTTCGGCCGGCCTGTGGCGAGCGCGGCGCGCACCGCGTCGGGTTCGGTGACCCGGCCCCACGCGGTGTCGACGGCGACGACCTCGGCGCCGCACCGGCGGGAGATCTCGGCGAGCAGTTCGCCAAACCGCCCCGCCACCACGACGACGACGCGGTCGCCGGGCTCGATCAGGCTGCACAGGCCGGCCTCAAGGCCCGCGCGGGAGGTCCCGGAGACCGGGAACGCTCGCGCGTTGCCGGTTCGGAAGACGAACCGGCAGAGCTCGCTCACCTCGTTCATGATCGCGGTGAATGCCGGGTCGAACTGACCGAGGACCGGCAGGCCGAGCGCGCGCAGCACGCGCGGGTCGGGGGTCGTTGGACCGGTGCCGAACAGGCGCCGCGCCGGGGGATTGAGGGCCGCGTACTCGGGGCGCGCGCTCGTCACCGCAGCTCCTGTTGGCCGGCCGCGAGCCCGTGCGCCTTCGGGATGGGTTCGGGGCCGGGGACGTTTGGCACCGGCGGCGGGCCGCTCGAGATCGCCGGGGACACGAGCCCCGCGAGGTGTTCCGGCCGCACCGGCACGCGGTTCAACGCTCTGCTCGTGGCGTCTCGGAGCGCGGCGACGACCGCGGCGGTCGCCACGATCGTCGCGGGCTCCCCCACACCTTTTGCGCCGTACGGCACACCGGGTTCCGGCGCCTCGACGAGCGC includes:
- a CDS encoding helix-turn-helix transcriptional regulator, with translation MLHRAAQGPIYGVALLDELRQRGHAVGPGTLYPLLHELERGGFLARETRIVEGRARKYYRLTAGGARALADTRPRIRELVGELLETRDPARRPEPRRLVAARQRAGELIRPAVLRKRLAANTGERAPIVIDVRARDEYALGHIPDARHIPVDELAAHLRELPRGRLRVTYCNMQHRGTSRSERAAALLRACGQRAQALDGGLPAWVAAGYPVDRGLPA
- a CDS encoding VOC family protein, with product MTTVNVRYMVHDVNAAVAFYTTHLGFTLLSSAAPAFADVSRGDLRLLLSGPTSSAGRSMPDGRRPEAGGWNRVQFVVDDIAGEVARLRAAGVEFRNEIVTGPGGSQILLNDPSGNVVELFQPARRVPA
- a CDS encoding ABC transporter permease is translated as MRLERRPPSRLAAAAAPVVSILAALAAGGLMLAASGVNPFAAYAVLVSDPFGSAFGWSETAVKATPLILTGLAVLLPARMRLWNIGAEGQLQCGAIGATWIAVFTPIGHSALAVPALLLVGMGAGAAWCLVPAILRAWLSVNETITTLLMNYVALLLVDFLIYGPWQDPQGRGFPLSPVLPASAKLPVLVPGTRIHLGFALALLAVAATAFVLTRTRWGLEIRIIGDNPDAARYAGINLTRNILLVMAAAGALAGLAGAGEVSAVSGRLQQGLSPGYGYTGIIVAWLARLHPVATVLVAFLLGGLFLGGDGLQISLNLPIAVVYMLQGLIFFFVLGGEQLAGSRVRIGPRAPAEGGR
- the allB gene encoding allantoinase AllB; the encoded protein is MRADLAVAGGIVVLPWGEAPATVLIRDGRIAAIADLATSVAAAETIDARGRIVLPGLVDAHVHFNDPGRVDWEGVAAGSRAAAAGGVTTVVEMPLNAVPPTITADALSAKRTVFAGRCAVDYALWGGVVTDNTAELDALLDGGVVGLKAFMCDSGTEFARATDGVLLSGMRAAGRRGVPVAVHCESEELTAYLAAALRGADRRDLAAYAASRPPLAETEAVARALRLGDAAACTVYAVHLSTPEAVDLVAGARRAGRPAYAETCPHYLALDEDDLRLGPVAKCAPPLRPRALVDALWSRLLRGEVDVIASDHSPCPSAMKDVNDAWRAWGGITGVQTMLPVLIDEGVHRRGLSFGALAQLTAEAPARILGLAPHKGAITPGADADLVVVDPDREWTVTREALLSRHPHSPFLGRRLRGAVERTIVRGVTVNLDGEPVGPEGWGSEVGSATPPRNHSA
- a CDS encoding alanine--glyoxylate aminotransferase family protein, whose product is MTSARPEYAALNPPARRLFGTGPTTPDPRVLRALGLPVLGQFDPAFTAIMNEVSELCRFVFRTGNARAFPVSGTSRAGLEAGLCSLIEPGDRVVVVVAGRFGELLAEISRRCGAEVVAVDTAWGRVTEPDAVRAALATGRPKVLALVHGDTSTGVLQPLPDLVRLAHDRGAVVLVDAVLTLGGVPVEADGWGLDVCVAGTQKCIGCPSGMAPLTYTAAVEEMIAARRRPVQSSYLDLGQIQAYWGPDRLNHHTLPTSMTYGLREALRLIYEEGLEARWERHRRTGAALHAGIEAMGLRLFGDPAHRLPMLAIVEVPDGVSEPGVRDALLRRHHIEIMAAFGPLRGRAWRIGFMAYNAEVRNVVEFLGAFEDVLTNAGVRVPRGAGPGAAERAGGT
- a CDS encoding ABC transporter permease → MSLLPAAVFAAAVRAGTPVLFATLGEIFAERSGVLNLGVEGMMLVGALAGFVTTAETGNPWLGLLAAGAAGGVLSVVHAVLSVTLRANQVASGLALTIFGTGLSASLGKSFVGVPAAGFVLAPVPGLERLPFVGPVLFRQDPLVYLSYALVPLAWYALYRTRWGLNVRAVGENPEAADAMGIDIARVRYACVVIGGVLAGFGGAFLSTAYTSMWIENMTAGRGWIAVALVIFATWDPLRAVVGAYLFGGVNALQLHLQASGTGLPVYLMLMAPYVFTIVVLVFATRETARRRLGAPAALSVSYSRTG
- the chrA gene encoding chromate efflux transporter, with the protein product MSDHVAGGSEHRASPAREVFVSFLRLGVTSFGGPIAHLGYYNEEFVRRRRWLDESTFAQIVALCQFLPGPASSQVAIIIGLTRAGVLGAALAWIAFTLPSAVALVAFAIGIARIPGVTEAPWIHGLLIAAVAIVALAVSNMYRSLCPDVPRKVVACAAAALILLLPANGLVQLAVIVLGALYGRVFLTPADKATQQLPVSGNRVAAVASGAAFVALLVGFPIAQRFVAPGWLSVFGAFYESGALVFGGGHVVLPLLQARVVPPGWVSPGTFLAGYGAAQAVPGPLFTFAAYLGAAMHGPVGGVGGAALTLFAIYLPSFLLIAAILPFWNSLMRNRSVVAAVQGVNAAVVGVLLAALYQPVWVTAVHAPADVTLVLLAFLLLDVLKAAPWLVVVASAAAAEVLHVL